One window of the Arthrobacter sp. D5-1 genome contains the following:
- a CDS encoding sensor histidine kinase translates to MQSTGAATILRVLRVCLHVGFAVLLLVAVVRLLTGVGVAGSPPTPVAMAAGLGLSALLAAVYLAGTILEKRYASDASRFNPTPYARWWLGAVMILWLLLLLVSGDFAWVAFPLFFVQLHLLPRRLALPAIALSTILLIGALWFHSRGSVDGGLQLAMVLGPVFGAGFAVVTGLAYRALFLEAENQRTVADDLRRTRAELAQTQHDAGMLAERERLAREIHDTLAQGFSSIILMGRSAEKALDDGDPQAAKERLRIVQDTASTNLAEARSFVRGLRSPDLEQSGLVDTLRRLCDKTETEAAARGTALRCRFELVGTPVELPNTYQTTLLRAAQASLANVWAHAHARAAVVTLSFLGAEVTLDVFDDGKGFEPSTAAGTVRGDGTGVGLQSLRERLAALNGRLEIESAPGEGTVVAVRVPLPADEGVS, encoded by the coding sequence CTGCACGTCGGCTTCGCGGTGCTGCTGCTGGTGGCCGTCGTACGTTTGCTGACAGGTGTAGGAGTTGCCGGGTCGCCTCCAACACCCGTGGCCATGGCAGCGGGTCTGGGACTCTCGGCACTACTGGCCGCGGTGTATCTGGCTGGCACAATCCTTGAGAAGCGCTACGCCAGCGATGCCTCCCGCTTCAACCCCACGCCGTATGCGCGGTGGTGGCTAGGCGCTGTGATGATCCTGTGGCTGCTGCTCCTTTTGGTCAGCGGTGACTTCGCCTGGGTAGCCTTTCCCCTGTTCTTCGTCCAACTCCACCTTCTCCCCCGGCGGCTGGCACTCCCGGCGATTGCGCTCAGCACCATCCTGCTGATCGGAGCATTGTGGTTCCATAGCCGGGGGTCGGTTGACGGTGGCCTGCAGCTGGCGATGGTTCTGGGGCCGGTGTTCGGGGCTGGCTTCGCCGTGGTCACCGGGCTGGCGTACCGTGCGTTGTTCCTGGAAGCCGAGAACCAGCGCACTGTTGCCGACGACCTTCGCCGTACACGCGCTGAACTCGCGCAAACCCAGCACGACGCCGGCATGCTTGCTGAACGTGAACGGCTGGCCCGCGAAATACACGACACCCTGGCCCAGGGATTTTCCAGCATCATCCTGATGGGCAGGTCCGCGGAGAAAGCCCTTGATGACGGGGATCCGCAGGCAGCCAAGGAACGGTTGAGGATTGTCCAGGACACAGCGTCCACCAACCTTGCCGAAGCACGGAGTTTTGTCCGCGGCCTGCGGTCGCCCGATCTGGAGCAGTCCGGCCTGGTGGACACCCTGCGCCGGCTCTGCGACAAGACCGAGACCGAGGCCGCTGCCCGGGGTACGGCGTTGCGCTGCCGCTTCGAGCTGGTGGGTACGCCTGTGGAGCTGCCCAACACCTACCAGACCACCCTGCTCCGGGCCGCCCAGGCTTCCCTCGCGAACGTGTGGGCACACGCCCACGCACGTGCCGCCGTCGTGACTCTGTCCTTTCTTGGCGCTGAGGTGACCTTGGACGTTTTCGACGACGGCAAAGGTTTCGAACCGTCGACGGCGGCCGGTACAGTGCGTGGCGACGGCACCGGCGTCGGGCTTCAAAGTTTGCGCGAGAGACTGGCCGCGCTGAACGGCAGACTGGAGATTGAGTCGGCGCCTGGCGAGGGGACTGTAGTGGCCGTTCGGGTGCCGCTTCCGGCAGACGAAGGTGTTTCATGA
- a CDS encoding response regulator transcription factor — translation MSDIRILLVDDHPVVRAGLRAMLADFPGVTVVAEASDGDAALVELSKLNTLGEPVDLVLMDLQMGSGMDGVTATEKIKAGEAGSPPPPVLILTTYDTDADILSAVEAGASGYMLKDAPPEQIRQAVLSAAAGQTALAPEVAARLMGRIRNPSPALSGREVQLLELLATGMSNRAMAKQLFISEATVKTHLVHIYSKLGVDNRTAAIAVATQRRIIRGH, via the coding sequence ATGAGTGACATCCGCATCCTCTTGGTGGACGACCATCCCGTGGTCAGGGCCGGCCTCCGCGCCATGCTGGCGGATTTCCCGGGAGTGACGGTTGTTGCGGAGGCATCCGACGGTGATGCTGCCCTGGTGGAACTCAGCAAGCTCAACACCCTCGGAGAGCCTGTGGACCTGGTGCTCATGGACCTGCAGATGGGCAGCGGCATGGATGGCGTGACGGCTACGGAGAAGATCAAGGCGGGTGAGGCCGGGAGTCCCCCGCCTCCCGTTCTGATTCTGACGACTTACGACACCGACGCGGACATCCTGTCCGCGGTGGAAGCGGGCGCCAGCGGTTACATGCTGAAGGATGCCCCGCCGGAGCAGATCCGGCAGGCCGTCCTGTCCGCGGCTGCCGGGCAGACCGCGCTGGCACCGGAGGTTGCGGCGCGGCTCATGGGGCGTATCCGGAACCCGTCGCCGGCGCTCAGCGGCAGGGAAGTCCAATTACTGGAACTGCTGGCGACCGGCATGAGCAACAGGGCTATGGCCAAGCAACTCTTCATTTCCGAGGCCACTGTGAAGACACATTTGGTGCACATCTACTCCAAGCTCGGGGTGGATAACCGCACGGCTGCCATCGCCGTTGCGACGCAGCGCAGGATCATCCGCGGGCACTGA